TGCCTAAAGTCCATCTTGTGATGCTTGTCAGTCCTGgactccttcctttcttcccaccCCAGCGTGTACTCCTGCCTCTCCCCAGAAATGCTGGGGAATCCTGCAAGGCAGACACTGGATggtcataaaataaaaaacttttgtaataatgaaattattaatgTTGGAAAAGGTGTCTAGGATCATCGAGCCCAACCATTTCCCCTGAACTGCCAAGACCAACACTAAAACTTGTCCCCAGGAACCACATGTACACATCTGCTAAATCCCTCTAGGGACAGGggctccaccactgccctggcagcctgtgccagtgcctgacgatgctttcagtgaagaaatttttcctaatatccaacctaagcCTCTCCTGGCACAACCTGAGGCCATCCTGCTCTCAACCTCTGCAAGAAGGAGTTGGTGCAAACATGGGTAAGGGACAAGCCAGAGGCTGACCTAGCACGTAAGTCATGGATTTAAACCTCCAGGTTACCTGACATCCACGGATGCAGAATGCTTTAAAAGCTGCTGTGGTGACATGTTTAGAGCCATTTGGGAGCCTGAGAGCTTCCACATCACCTTTGTCTCCCTCGTCCAAACACAGTCCCTAAATGCTATGGATGAGACAAGGACTGCCAtttgcagtgctggctcaggCTGGCCGTCAGAGCCGGCTGAAGGCTTTGCACCCACTCTTTCATGCCAGAAGTCTCTGAGACTGGAGCTGACATGGTGCTGTGCATCAGGATTTTGGCCAAACTGACCCTGGTAACAGGCTGATATTACAGATTTTGTTGAGCAGCATTTGCACAGCGTCAAGACTGTCTCTGCTTCTCACTCTGTCCCCACCCAGGGAATAGATTTTGAGGCATTGGGAGAGGACACAGCCAGGCAGATAGGCCCAACTAATCAGAGAAGTATTTCATACCATATAACACCATGTTCAGCAATCAAAGGGACAAGAAGGGTTTTGAGGGAGTTTTAGGGGTTTATCCATGGATTTTGCTCATTAACAGGCTGAACATCAGCCTACCCATGGGATGTGGTGAGCGATTGTCTTTGTATcccctgttttgttttattccccATGCTTCCACTTAGTCTTCACTTACTaaacaattatttctgtttgtttatctTGACCCCcaatttttcttgcttttattttcatttgcccTCTACCTCACCCCattgggggggctggggggaggtGAGTGGGTATCTGGGGTGCAGTGGCTGCACAGTGGAGTTAACCCACAGAAGAAACACATGAGATACCACATCCATACCCCATGGAGAAAGGCATGAGAGGAGAATGACCTGCATTGCAATGCAGGTTTGGCTCCCAACAGGCTGGGATGGGTTTTGGATAGGTCAAGGAAAAAGCCATTCAATGTCCTAGCAGGGTAAAAGACTCTTTCCTGGTCAGTCTGGAAACAGACTGTGGTGGATATACCTTggtgagcagctgcagtcacAGGGCTCCAGCCCGTTCTGGACTTCTGCTCACTGCTATGTAGCTCACTCTGAATGTTATGTTATCCCCAGTGAATTGGCACATGGATTAGTTTGAGTTTATTAGTATATGAATTAGTACATGAGTTTATAAAGTTTAGTATTTCCCCCTCCATATTGTGTAGACATTTCAGAGCACCCCTGCCTGAACAGTCAGGTGTGGGACAGAACACATCAAGATGAAAACACAGAGACCATAGCTCacatttgaattatttattgGGTTTTGCAGAAGACTGCAAAGCTGCCCAGGAAGGGGTGATaccccagagcctggcagcagggctgggctgtgggtggGCCTCCCTTACCCCCTATGGGGGGTAATTTATCTGTACTTCTCTGTCAGAACAGAGGAAACACTGGACAGGAACTTGTCCCACGCAGCATGAACTTCTGGGGTGAAGTCACTGGGATAGCGGGCAGCCACGGAGCACAGGATACAATGGGAAAGCAGCTGTAAGGGAAAGCAACATGAAATCCATCACAATGAGTACCAAGTATCAGTGTAGGGGTCTGCAATGGACCTTGGGCCCAGTGTGCTTGGGGATGACAACCACATGTCCCAGacaggcagtgctgctcctgagtGGGGAGTGAAGAAGCACAGCTGTCTTTTGTGTGGGGCAAAAGGTGCTTGATCCCACTCCCTCTTCCATGAGCCCCTTCCTTCCTCAAGTGCATCAAAGTGGGATTGATTTATTAAAACTTTGTTCAAGACAGGTGATGCAGTTTGATGTATGAGGCAGATTCATGAAttacagcaaaagcagcagagatttgAGTCGGTCTAACACAAACCACAGGAGCCCCCCAAGTAGTTCTTTGCCTGCACTGGACCAGAACTTCCATTAAAAGACTCAATCTCAGGTTTAAAATCACATGAGAAACAGGCTGTGCAGCACAGTCAGGGATCAAGCTGCCATTAGCCCACGTGACCTGTGGTCTCTAATTTTTTAATGGCAGTTTCCACCCCTGGAAGTCTTTGTTCTTGCTCACCTTGAAGTTCACGGGGTCCACCCTGAGGATGTAAGCGTGCAGCTCGCTGAGCTTGGCCAAAGCCCCTCGGATGTCATCAATGTGCTTCACAGCTTCCCCGATGGCATTCATGACCTTGGAGCCGTGGCCAcggagctgagctgagccttgGCTCAGATCGAAGTGAGGGAAGTAGGTTTTTGTCTGGGGGTAGCTGAGGAAAAGCCTGGAGAACATGAGGAAGAAGATCAGCAGTAGAAATGGTATGAGGTGAGAAAAGCTCAGAACAAGTGCAGTGTAAACCTTCTGCAGCACATAGCAGGTTTATCTGTATATACTAGAGAAGaattaaatgttaaaaagtatttaaagcTTAATGCAGTT
The Cinclus cinclus chromosome 16, bCinCin1.1, whole genome shotgun sequence DNA segment above includes these coding regions:
- the LOC134050489 gene encoding hemoglobin subunit pi isoform X2 gives rise to the protein MLRFHCSSWLFLSYPQTKTYFPHFDLSQGSAQLRGHGSKVMNAIGEAVKHIDDIRGALAKLSELHAYILRVDPVNFKLLSHCILCSVAARYPSDFTPEVHAAWDKFLSSVSSVLTEKYR
- the LOC134050489 gene encoding hemoglobin subunit pi isoform X1, whose amino-acid sequence is MTLTQAEKAAVVTIWAKVATQADAIGAESLERLFLSYPQTKTYFPHFDLSQGSAQLRGHGSKVMNAIGEAVKHIDDIRGALAKLSELHAYILRVDPVNFKLLSHCILCSVAARYPSDFTPEVHAAWDKFLSSVSSVLTEKYR